Proteins from one Triticum aestivum cultivar Chinese Spring chromosome 7A, IWGSC CS RefSeq v2.1, whole genome shotgun sequence genomic window:
- the LOC123150947 gene encoding BTB/POZ domain-containing protein At1g55760: MSAAGSRVEAAPRLAQWRVDALPCYTYRKSDSFRVGLWNWYLSVERNNKQTCVKLFAELSNSAKNTAPAPIASFVTKLLISFPPDQKIIEHPGILDKPLKHEGFVWTIDSSFTGRFVIEIEFLDLKVADSSGGEPASIWASRQIKQSSDNTALSSLARMLQEGILCDITINADDGSIRAHRAILAARSPVFRSMFSHDLREKELSTVDISDMSLDACRGFLNYIYGNLRSEEFLAHRLALLGAADKYDIADLKEACVESLLEDIDARNVIERLQTGHLYRLQRLKDSCLRFLVDFRKVYEMQEEFSAFLQTADRDLVAEVFQGVLAAWSGR, translated from the exons ATGAGCGCCGCGGGGTCCCgggtcgaggcggcgccgcggCTCGCGCAATGGCGCGTCGAcgccctcccctgctacacctacCGCAAGTCCGACTCCTTCCGCGTCGGCCTCTGGAACTG GTACCTGTCTGTGGAGAGAAACAACAAGCAAACTTGCGTTAAGCTCTTTGCAGAGTTGTCAAATTCTGCCAAGAACACAGCCCCCGCACCGATAGCCTCGTTTGTCACGAAACTTCTGATATCCTTTCCTCCAGATCAGAAGATCATAGAGCATCCAG GTATCCTGGACAAGCCTCTGAAACACGAAGGGTTTGTGTGGACGATTGATAGTAGTTTTACAGGAAGATTTGTGATTGAGATAGAGTTTCTGGACCTCAAAGTTGCAGATTCATCT GGAGGTGAACCTGCCTCGATCTGGGCCTCACGCCAAATCAAGCAGTCTTCAGACAACACCGCGCTGTCATCCCTTGCAAGGATGCTGCAAGAAGGCATCCTCTGCGACATCACGATCAACGCCGACGATGGCAGCATCAGGGCGCACCGGGCGATCCTGGCCGCCCGCTCGCCCGTCTTTCGGAGCATGTTCTCGCACGACCTCAGGGAGAAGGAGCTCTCCACGGTGGACATCTCCGACATGTCCCTCGACGCGTGCCGGGGCTTCCTCAACTACATCTACGGCAACCTGCGCAGCGAGGAGTTCCTCGCGCACCGGCTGGCCCTCCTCGGCGCCGCCGACAAGTACGACATCGCCGACCTCAAGGAGGCGTGCGTCGAGAGCCTGCTGGAGGACATCGACGCCCGGAACGTGATCGAACGGCTACAGACGGGCCACCTGTACCGGCTGCAGAGGCTCAAGGACAGCTGCCTCAGGTTCCTGGTCGACTTCAGGAAGGTGTACGAGATGCAGGAGGAGTTCAGCGCGTTCCTTCAGACGGCGGACAGGGACCTGGTGGCTGAGGTGTTTCAGGGCGTTCTTGCGGCGTGGAGCGGCCGGTGA